A part of Haliotis asinina isolate JCU_RB_2024 chromosome 10, JCU_Hal_asi_v2, whole genome shotgun sequence genomic DNA contains:
- the LOC137297777 gene encoding galactosylceramide sulfotransferase-like, translating to MRNKLRAVAVLVCLILLLWISCNISLFAENQQRDRNRCTLPYTPESKSKGSCAVVTHIAFLKVHKAGSSTVANIIQRFGIQRNLTFVVPMKPFHGLSYNYIGGARDTISRDNIMPLPPGTMYNVLWNHVVYNRSAFKNIMPAHTRYISIIRYPLDQFISAFEYYGPGKNLINKFYEMEEHQSIVNAYLDNPWDFEDKDVVTSHTLNSLAYDFGFSKEMIQNKTTRSLYLEQLAEDFMVVMVMEYFDESLVLLKRYFCWSIKDVLYLPKNKNSRKKRLTFTHKYRERHHQIAEVDYEIYTYFQSIFWRKVWQEGPTFYSEVAHFKHLNSVVADHCLLNRTLHVDASPWSESFTVDWTCCNYINSSELDLYDVIYNSTVAQTKQYSKQ from the exons ATGAGGAATAAGCTGCG GGCCGTGGCCGTCCTTGTCTGCCTCATCTTGCTGTTATGGATCTCATGCAACATATCACTCTTTGCTGAAAACCAGCAAAGAGACAGAAACAGATGTACCCTTCCATACACACCTGAGTCCAAATCAAAGGGCTCCTGTGCTGTGGTCACCCACATCGCTTTTCTGAAAGTGCACAAGGCCGGAAGTTCCACTGTCGCCAACATCATACAGCGCTTTGGAATCCAGAGAAACCTCACTTTTGTTGTACCCATGAAACCATTCCATGGGTTAAGCTACAACTACATTGGTGGTGCTAGAGACACCATTAGCAGGGACAACATTATGCCACTACCACCAGGCACAATGTACAATGTCTTGTGGAATCATGTTGTTTACAATCGCAGTGCCTTCAAAAACATCATGCCGGCACACACCAGATACATTTCAATCATCAGATATCCACTGGATCAGTTCATTTCTGCTTTTGAATATTATGGTCCTGGCAAGAACCTCATAAATAAGTTCTATGAAATGGAAGAACATCAATCTATTGTCAATGCTTATCTTGATAATCCATGGGATTTTGAAGACAAAGATGTGGTGACGAGTCATACACTCAATTCTCTGGCATATGACTTTGGCTTCTCAAAAGAAATGATTCAGAATAAAACCACTCGTTCTCTCTACCTTGAACAGTTGGCTGAAGACTTCATGGTGGTCATGGTAATGGAATATTTTGATGAGTCTTTGGTGCTTCTAAAGCGGTACTTTTGTTGGAGCATAAAAGATGTTTTGTATttaccaaaaaacaaaaattcaCGAAAGAAAAGGCTTACATTCACTCACAAATATCGTGAGCGTCATCATCAGATCGCAGAGGTAGATTACGAAATATACACATACTTTCAGTCCATTTTCTGGAGGAAGGTTTGGCAAGAGGGGCCCACTTTCTACTCAGAAGTGGCACACTTCAAACACCTGAACTCTGTTGTTGCTGATCACTGCCTCCTGAACAGAACACTCCATGTGGACGCAAGTCCCTGGAGTGAATCTTTCACAGTAGACTGGACATGTTGTAACTACATAAACAGCTCTGAACTAGACCTCTATGATGTGATCTACAACAGTACTGTGGCCCAAACGAAGCAGTACTCTAAGCAGTAG